GTCACGAAGTAGACGCTCATGCGTTGTCGAATCGCCTCCATCCCCAGGGCCACCGCAAGGTGGGTCTTCCCGTTATGGAAAGCTTTCCATAACGGCAATTATGGAAAGAATTTGGTTATGGAAAGATTCTCGAAAGAACCCGTGAAAGCTCTGAGGTTGTTGTCGAGATTCTTTCCATAATAATCAGGGGCGGCAAAGGTTCTGTAACCACTGCAGAATATCGGCGTTTTCTTCCCAAGCAGGAGTGTCCGCGCTCGTCACTTGAGGGTATGCAGCTTCCAAAGCCTTTCTTTTGAGCTCCGTATCGAATTTCAAATAGATCTCCGTTGTCGTTACACTCACATGCCCCAACAAATCACGAATATAAATCAGGTTCACACCCGATTCCAACAGATGAAGAGCCTTGGAATGCCTGAGCATATGCGGATGCAATTGATCCGGAAACACCTCGTCCTTGTGGTTGCGTTTTGCGTGTTTCAAGTATTTACCGAGGATGTAGGTAATGCCGGGCCTTGTAAACGGTTGGTAGCGGCTGTTGTAAAATAGAGGGCTTTGCTGACGCCCCTTATCCAGTAGGTGGTTTTCGGCCATGTAACCTTCCAAAAGGCTTCGGGTTTTGGACATCATCGGAATGTTCCTTTTCTTATTGCCTTTGCCGGTCAAGGTAATCGTTGCGGGCTGGGCCAGTCTCACATCACAAACCTTCAGATCAATCAACTCCTGTACTCTTGCGCCAGCATCGTAG
The nucleotide sequence above comes from Effusibacillus pohliae DSM 22757. Encoded proteins:
- a CDS encoding ATP-binding protein, which translates into the protein MPLWKAFHNGKTHLAVALGMEAIRQRMSVYFVT
- a CDS encoding tyrosine-type recombinase/integrase, whose amino-acid sequence is MKKTDFAKTLTRYLTDFLPGQRNVSPHTILSYRDTFKQFLLFMQEKQQVRPEKISFATVTAPSIKEFLQWLETSRQVCVSTRNQRLAAIHSFFRFAQTEHPEILFESQKILGIPFKKKQQPTIPHLTLDQLAYLFEQPDTSTKRGRRDLTMMVVLYDAGARVQELIDLKVCDVRLAQPATITLTGKGNKKRNIPMMSKTRSLLEGYMAENHLLDKGRQQSPLFYNSRYQPFTRPGITYILGKYLKHAKRNHKDEVFPDQLHPHMLRHSKALHLLESGVNLIYIRDLLGHVSVTTTEIYLKFDTELKRKALEAAYPQVTSADTPAWEENADILQWLQNLCRP